One segment of Campylobacter hominis ATCC BAA-381 DNA contains the following:
- the pckA gene encoding phosphoenolpyruvate carboxykinase (ATP) — protein MVNDIEKLDLQGIKQVFHNLSYDELLKHEIAKKEGKMTKMGAFSVDTGIFTGRSPKDKYFVKQDPSKKFISWGKINQPITDELFNKLLKTAKKQLSNKDIYIQDAYCGSSLDSRKSVRFVTEVAWQAHFVKNMFIRPNKNELENFKPDFVVYNACKCANKDYKKDGLNSEVFVIFNIEKNVAVIGGTWYGGEMKKGIFSMMNYWLPLSGKMSMHCSANVGKSGDVALFFGLSGTGKTTLSTDSNRKLIGDDEHGWDDNGIFNFEGGCYAKCIKLSKENEPEIYGAIKKDALLENVVINDGVVDFNDSSKTENTRVSYPIEHILNHEPSLKAGHPKNIIFLTADAFGVLPPVAKLTKDQAMYYFLSGYTAKVAGTERGITEPVATFSACFGEPFMPLHPTVYADLLGKKIDKYDVNVYLVNTGWSGGAYGIGKRMSIKATRTCINAILDGSIKKCEFENFEKFNLSIPKKLTGVETKLLNPINTWNNKEDFLKMRDKLAKMFIENFKRYEDVKEGVEFAKAGPKA, from the coding sequence ATGGTAAATGATATTGAAAAGCTCGATTTACAGGGCATTAAACAAGTTTTTCATAATCTTAGTTATGATGAATTATTAAAGCATGAAATTGCAAAAAAAGAGGGTAAAATGACGAAAATGGGCGCATTTTCCGTCGATACCGGAATTTTTACCGGCAGAAGCCCTAAAGATAAGTATTTCGTCAAACAAGATCCAAGTAAAAAATTCATTTCGTGGGGTAAAATTAATCAACCTATCACAGACGAACTTTTCAATAAACTTTTAAAAACAGCAAAAAAACAACTTTCAAATAAAGATATTTACATTCAAGATGCATATTGCGGCAGCAGTCTGGATAGTCGAAAAAGCGTGAGATTTGTAACTGAAGTTGCTTGGCAAGCGCATTTTGTAAAAAATATGTTTATTCGTCCGAATAAAAATGAGCTGGAAAATTTCAAACCTGATTTCGTTGTTTATAATGCTTGCAAATGTGCAAATAAAGATTATAAAAAAGACGGTTTAAACAGTGAAGTTTTTGTAATTTTCAATATAGAAAAAAATGTTGCCGTAATCGGTGGAACGTGGTATGGCGGCGAAATGAAAAAAGGTATTTTTTCAATGATGAATTACTGGCTTCCGCTATCAGGCAAAATGAGTATGCATTGCTCTGCAAATGTCGGTAAAAGCGGCGATGTGGCACTATTTTTCGGATTAAGCGGAACAGGAAAAACAACACTTTCTACAGATTCTAATCGAAAATTAATCGGTGATGACGAGCATGGTTGGGATGATAACGGTATATTTAATTTTGAGGGCGGCTGCTATGCTAAATGTATAAAATTAAGCAAAGAAAACGAGCCTGAAATTTACGGCGCTATTAAAAAAGATGCACTTTTAGAAAATGTGGTTATAAACGACGGTGTTGTGGATTTTAATGACAGCTCAAAAACTGAAAATACGCGCGTAAGCTATCCTATTGAGCATATTTTAAATCATGAACCAAGCTTAAAAGCAGGTCATCCTAAAAATATAATTTTTCTAACGGCTGATGCGTTTGGAGTTTTGCCGCCTGTTGCAAAACTTACAAAAGATCAAGCAATGTATTATTTTTTAAGCGGATATACTGCAAAAGTAGCAGGTACTGAAAGAGGAATTACAGAACCGGTTGCCACTTTTTCAGCTTGTTTCGGGGAACCTTTTATGCCGCTTCATCCAACCGTTTATGCAGATCTTCTGGGTAAAAAAATCGATAAATACGATGTTAACGTTTATCTTGTAAATACAGGCTGGAGCGGAGGAGCCTACGGTATCGGCAAAAGAATGAGTATAAAAGCTACTAGAACTTGTATAAATGCAATTCTTGATGGTTCAATAAAAAAATGCGAATTTGAAAATTTTGAAAAATTCAATCTTTCAATTCCAAAAAAATTGACAGGTGTAG
- a CDS encoding DUF362 domain-containing protein codes for MAVKITDICIACGSCIDECPVSAIVDDSENPTGEDIYYVFADKCVECVGHNDEPACANACPTDGCIVWSDVTAGQPSRKEIGADLRKGDTPVVA; via the coding sequence ATGGCAGTTAAAATAACTGATATTTGTATTGCATGTGGTTCTTGTATAGATGAATGCCCGGTAAGTGCTATCGTAGATGACAGCGAAAATCCGACAGGCGAAGATATATATTATGTATTTGCAGATAAATGCGTAGAGTGCGTAGGTCACAATGATGAGCCTGCATGCGCGAATGCTTGTCCGACAGACGGCTGTATTGTATGGAGCGATGTAACAGCAGGACAACCAAGCAGAAAAGAAATAGGCGCTGATTTGCGCAAAGGCGACACACCTGTAGTTGCTTAA
- the ndk gene encoding nucleoside-diphosphate kinase: protein MQQTLSIIKPDAVEKGVIGKIIDRFESAGLRIAAAKKIKLSKCDASQFYAIHKERSFFNDLVDYMTSGPVVVMVLEGENAVAKNRELMGATDPKKAAPGTIRADFAESIDANAVHGSDSEENAKNEIAFFFAGREIC, encoded by the coding sequence ATGCAACAAACATTATCAATAATAAAACCTGATGCCGTAGAAAAAGGTGTTATAGGTAAAATTATAGATAGATTTGAAAGTGCAGGTTTAAGAATAGCTGCAGCTAAAAAAATCAAACTTTCAAAATGTGATGCAAGTCAATTTTATGCCATTCATAAAGAAAGATCTTTCTTTAATGATTTAGTAGATTATATGACAAGCGGTCCTGTTGTGGTTATGGTTTTGGAAGGTGAAAATGCAGTTGCTAAAAATCGTGAACTGATGGGCGCAACAGATCCTAAAAAAGCGGCGCCAGGAACAATAAGAGCCGATTTTGCAGAAAGTATAGATGCAAATGCGGTTCATGGCAGTGATAGTGAAGAAAACGCTAAAAATGAAATCGCATTTTTCTTTGCAGGAAGAGAAATTTGTTAA